A window from Leptothermofonsia sichuanensis E412 encodes these proteins:
- a CDS encoding ATP-dependent Clp protease proteolytic subunit: MPIGIPSVPYRLPGNPVEDWISIYERLFRERIIFLSEEVDDGIANAIVAYLLYLDSEDPSKPIYLYINSPGGSVTAGMAIYDTMQHIKSEVVTICVGLAASMGAFLLAAGSKGKRLALPHARIMIHQPLGGTRGQATDIEIEAREILRIRRQLNEILAERTGQPLEKIEKDTDRDYFMSAEEAKNYGLIDSVIEKVS, encoded by the coding sequence ATGCCGATCGGTATTCCCAGTGTTCCCTATCGCCTTCCTGGCAATCCGGTTGAGGATTGGATCAGCATTTATGAGCGATTATTTCGGGAACGGATTATTTTTCTATCTGAAGAAGTAGATGATGGCATTGCCAATGCGATCGTCGCCTACCTGCTTTATCTGGATTCTGAAGATCCCTCAAAGCCCATCTATCTCTATATCAATTCCCCAGGCGGGTCAGTCACGGCTGGCATGGCAATTTATGACACCATGCAGCACATTAAATCTGAAGTGGTCACCATCTGTGTGGGACTGGCGGCCTCGATGGGAGCTTTCCTGCTGGCCGCTGGAAGCAAGGGTAAACGGCTGGCACTTCCCCACGCTCGCATTATGATCCACCAGCCCCTGGGGGGAACGCGGGGGCAGGCAACCGATATTGAAATTGAAGCCAGGGAAATTTTGCGGATTCGACGCCAGTTAAACGAAATTCTAGCAGAGCGCACCGGGCAACCGCTGGAAAAAATTGAAAAGGACACAGATCGGGACTATTTCATGTCGGCGGAAGAAGCTAAAAACTATGGCTTGATTGACAGCGTGATCGAGAAAGTAAGCTAG
- a CDS encoding ATP-dependent Clp protease proteolytic subunit: MDENLLVPYNVPGSPYWQWVSIYTRLSQERIIFLNQPVTTGLANSLVSALLYLDSDDQTKPIYIYINSYGDPVATGMTNESAGMMSVIATLAIYDTMQHVKSDIVTICLGQAIGMAALLLSSGTRGKRGSLPHSMIALTHARTGTRGQATDIQIDAGEVLSKQALVLDILSRNTGQPREKIAKDMDRMFYMTPHQAKDYGLIDHVLESSKHLPQPVAAIAG, encoded by the coding sequence ATGGATGAAAACCTGCTTGTTCCGTACAATGTCCCTGGCAGCCCTTACTGGCAGTGGGTAAGCATTTATACCCGACTCAGTCAGGAACGGATTATCTTCCTCAATCAGCCAGTAACCACAGGATTGGCGAATTCCCTGGTTTCAGCGCTGCTGTACCTTGATTCGGATGACCAGACCAAACCCATTTATATTTACATCAACTCCTATGGGGACCCGGTTGCCACTGGCATGACAAATGAGTCGGCAGGTATGATGTCCGTGATTGCGACTCTGGCTATCTACGATACAATGCAGCACGTCAAGTCAGACATTGTTACGATCTGTCTGGGGCAGGCGATCGGCATGGCAGCGCTGCTGTTGTCCTCAGGCACCCGAGGTAAACGAGGCAGTCTGCCCCATTCAATGATTGCGCTAACCCATGCCCGCACAGGCACCCGGGGACAGGCAACAGATATTCAGATCGATGCTGGAGAAGTTTTGTCAAAGCAGGCACTGGTTCTAGATATTCTGTCTCGCAATACGGGTCAACCGAGGGAAAAAATCGCCAAAGATATGGATCGGATGTTCTATATGACTCCCCATCAGGCGAAGGACTACGGGCTGATTGACCATGTTTTAGAGAGTTCGAAGCATCTGCCTCAACCTGTGGCAGCGATCGCAGGTTAA
- a CDS encoding ATP-dependent Clp protease proteolytic subunit has product MSSIQAMQSQYYGDAYYRRPPPDLPSLLLKERIIYLGLPLVSSDDFKRQLGVDVTKLIIAQLLYLQFSDPEKPIFFYINSTGTSWYTGDAIGQETEAFAICDTINYVKPPVHTICIGQAMGTAAMILSAGTKGFRASLPHATIVLNQPRMGMGRSQATDIQIRAKEVLANKAAMLDILSKNTGQPPEKIAKDTDRMFYLTPEQAKDYGLIDRVLESVKDLPKPLPAGVA; this is encoded by the coding sequence ATGAGTTCTATCCAAGCTATGCAATCTCAATACTACGGTGATGCTTATTACCGTCGTCCTCCCCCAGATCTGCCCTCATTGTTATTAAAAGAGCGGATCATCTACTTGGGGTTGCCCCTGGTGTCGTCTGATGATTTCAAACGTCAACTTGGGGTTGACGTGACCAAGCTCATCATTGCTCAGTTGCTATACCTGCAATTTTCCGATCCAGAGAAGCCAATCTTCTTCTACATCAATTCGACAGGCACTTCCTGGTATACCGGGGATGCGATCGGGCAGGAGACGGAAGCCTTTGCCATCTGCGACACGATTAACTACGTCAAACCCCCTGTCCATACCATTTGCATTGGTCAGGCAATGGGAACGGCTGCCATGATTCTGTCTGCTGGCACCAAAGGCTTTCGCGCCAGCCTGCCCCATGCCACCATCGTGTTGAACCAGCCACGCATGGGAATGGGACGCAGTCAGGCAACGGATATCCAGATTCGTGCTAAGGAAGTACTGGCCAACAAGGCAGCCATGCTGGATATTTTGTCCAAAAATACAGGGCAGCCTCCTGAAAAGATTGCGAAGGATACCGATCGCATGTTCTATTTGACCCCTGAACAGGCTAAAGACTACGGATTGATTGATCGCGTCCTGGAAAGCGTGAAGGATCTGCCAAAGCCTTTACCCGCTGGTGTGGCGTAA
- a CDS encoding sensor histidine kinase produces the protein MASPFNSAFHNSAFNNESLFPRSCSLDLSNVDRSDPELMQALVENQTLKEQIASQTQFMHLLTHQLATPLTSLSGSVDLLTEPALDTEHRQEFLNLVRQQVSRLQDLLADLTAIRSLETGALETHASGFSLVSLVEEVIDSFHPYPISGDVGADLPLVWGDRWQVSQVLVNLLSNAIKYSPDGSPVEVGAHLLSSGWMEIWVKDYGLGIPEADRPYLFERFYRVRHCDRHHIQGTGLGLSLCKLLVENQGGQMDFESVHGKGSRFYFTLPTAQGSNR, from the coding sequence ATGGCTTCTCCTTTTAATTCGGCTTTTCATAATTCTGCTTTCAACAACGAGTCGCTGTTTCCCCGCTCATGTTCACTGGATCTGAGCAATGTTGACCGCAGTGATCCTGAGTTAATGCAGGCGCTGGTAGAGAACCAGACGCTCAAGGAGCAAATCGCCAGCCAGACTCAGTTTATGCATTTGCTGACCCATCAACTGGCAACGCCGTTGACTTCCTTGAGTGGCTCCGTCGATCTTTTGACTGAACCTGCCCTCGATACCGAGCATCGACAGGAATTTTTGAACTTAGTCAGGCAGCAGGTCAGTCGGTTGCAGGATTTGCTGGCAGACCTGACGGCGATTCGGAGCCTTGAAACGGGGGCACTGGAAACCCATGCCTCTGGTTTTAGCCTGGTCAGCCTGGTGGAGGAGGTTATTGATTCGTTTCATCCCTATCCGATCTCAGGTGATGTGGGGGCTGACCTGCCGCTGGTGTGGGGCGATCGCTGGCAGGTTTCTCAAGTTCTGGTGAATCTGTTGTCGAATGCGATTAAGTATTCACCCGACGGCAGCCCGGTGGAAGTGGGTGCCCATCTGCTGTCCTCCGGATGGATGGAAATTTGGGTAAAAGATTACGGTCTTGGCATTCCTGAAGCAGACCGGCCCTATCTATTTGAGCGGTTCTATCGGGTCAGACATTGCGATCGCCACCACATCCAGGGCACTGGACTGGGGCTTTCTCTTTGTAAGCTGCTGGTCGAAAACCAGGGTGGACAAATGGATTTTGAATCTGTGCATGGCAAGGGAAGCCGATTTTACTTCACGTTACCCACTGCCCAGGGGTCAAATCGATAA